The proteins below are encoded in one region of Oreochromis niloticus isolate F11D_XX linkage group LG6, O_niloticus_UMD_NMBU, whole genome shotgun sequence:
- the htt gene encoding huntingtin isoform X2: MATMEKLMKAFESLKSFQQQQGPPTAEELAQRQKKEQAATKKDRVTHCLTICENIVAQSLRTSPEFQKLLGIAMEMFLLCSDDSESDVRMVADECLNKIIKALMDSNLPRLQLELYKEIKKNGASRSLRAALWRFAELAHLIRPQKCRPYLVNLLPCLTRITKRQEETVQETLATAMPKIMSALGHFANDGEIKVLLKAFVANLKSSSPTIRRTAASSAVSICQHSRRTSYFYTWLLNVLLGLLVPVDDEHPSHLILGVLLTLRYLMPLLQQHVNSTSLKGSFGVMRKEADVQPTPEQLLQVYELTLHYTQHWDHNVVTAALELLQQVFRTPPPELLHMLITAGSIPHATVFRQDTENRSRSGSILEFIAGGGSSCSPLLLRKQRGKMLSGEEDGLEDDPERTEVTTAAFTASVVGTDSSSAAQVDIITEQPRSSQHALQPGDSVDLSASSEQGGGGAGTSTSGTPESPNDNDEEMLSRSSSGGANVTPETADYTTPENATPEGGPLGESGTLLGTNDRSLPPSDSSQTTTEGPDSAVTPSDVAELVLDGSESQYSGMQIGTLQDEEDEGTAPSSQEEPQEPFLQSALALSKPHLFDGRGHNRQGSDSSVDRFIPKDEPAEPEPDNKPSRIKGPIGHYTDQGAEPLVHCVRLLAASFLLTGQKNGLIPDKEVRVSVKALALSCVGAAAALHPEAFFNSLYLEPLDGVPVVEQQYISDVLGLIDHGDPQIRGATAILCAAIIQAALTKTRFNIHTWLASVQSATGNPLSLVDLVPLLQKTLKDESSVTCKMACSAVRHCITTICSSTLSELGLQLVIDLFALKDSSYWLVRTELLETLAELDFRLVNFLERKTETLHKGDHHYTGRLRLQDRVLNDVVVYLLGDDDPRVRHVAASAVSRLVSRLFYDCDQGQVDPVVAIARDQSSVYLQLLMHETQPPSQFTVSTITRTYRGYSMSNTVSDVTLENNLSRVVAAVSHALTSSTSRALTFGCCEALCLLASNFPVGNWSTGWHCGYVSSNSNFSSRSSLNRSRGRTLSLSQPSSAPASSTTSSAPDAERRTLTVGIANTVLSLLSSAWFPLDLSAHQDALLLSGNLIAAVAPKCMRNPWVGEEEGSSGTSSGGPSKLEEPWAALSERSLVVMVEQLFSHLLKVLNICAHVLDDTPPGPAMKATLPSLSNTPSLSPIRRKGKEKEGAEPSATPMSPKKGSEANTGRPTDSTGSTTVNKSTTLGNFYHLPPYLKLYDVLKATHANYKVTLDLHSSQEKFGSFLRATLDVLSQLLELATLHDIGKCVEEILGYLKSCFSREPTMATVCVQQLLKTLFGTNLASQYEGVLSGPSRSQGKALRLGSSSLRPGLYHYCFMAPYTHFTQALADASLRNMVQAEQEQDTSGWFDVMQKASNQLRSNITNAARHRGDKNAIHNHIRLFEPLVIKALKQYTTSTSVALQRQVLDLLAQLVQLRVNYCLLDSDQVFIGFVLKQFEYIEVGQFRDSEAIIPNIFFFLVLLSYERYHSKQIISIPKIIQLCDGIMASGRKAVTHAIPALQPIVHDLFVLRGSNKADAGKELDTQKEVVVSMLLRLVQYHQVLEMFILVLQQCHKENEDKWKRLSRQIADVILPMIAKQQMHLDSPEALGVLNTLFETVAPSSLRPVDMLLKSMFTIPATMASVATVQLWVSGILAVLRVLVSQSTEDIVLSRVHELALSPNLLSCHAIRRLHQHSPSPNDPPAADTICKQETNGETQKAPPEETFARFLLQLVGVLLDDISTRQVKVEITEQQHTFYCQQLGTLLMCLIHVFKSGMFRRITAAASRLLKGESGQTATEANLFYPLEGLNSMVQCLITTHPSLVLLWCQVLLIINYTNYSWWAEVHQTPRRHSLSSTKLLSPHSSGEGEEDKPESQLAMVNREIVRRGAVILFCDYVCQNLHDSEHLTWLIVNHVRDLISLSHEPPVQDFISAVHRNSAASGLFIQAIQSRCDNLTTPTMLKKTLQCLEGIHLSQSGSLLMLYVDKLLNTPFRVLARMVDTLACRRVEMLLAETLQNSIAQLPVEELDRIQEYLQNSGLAQRHQRFYSLLDRFRATVVDTSSPTPPVTSHPLDGDPPSAPELVIADKEWYVALVKSQCCLRGDVSLLEMTELLTKLPPADLFSVMSCKEFNLSLLCPCLSMGMQRLARGQGSLLLETALQVTLEQLAGVTGSLPAPHQSFLPPSQPQPYWDQLGDVYDEPGFYPRVLSLCRALSQYLLSVSQLPSSLHIPSDKEHLITTFTCTATEVVVWRLLQDRLPLSVDLQWALSCLCLALQQPCVWNKLSTPEYTTHTCSLIYCLRLIIVAVAVSPGDQLLHQEKKMAKGEKDDGDQVDAAHADHMCEWQACEIMAELVEGLPSILSLGHRRNSILPTFLTPTLRNIVISLSRLPLVNSYTRVPPLVWKLGWSPQPGGEFGTTLPEIPVDFLQEKDVFREFLYRINTLGWSSRTQFEETWATLLGVLVTQPITKDQEEDPQQEEDLERTQLNVLAVQAITSLVLSAMTLPTPGNPAVSCLEQQPRNKSLKALETRFGRKLAVIRGEVEREIQALVSKRDNVHTYHPYHAWDPVPSLSAASAGTLISHEKLLLQINTEREMGNMEYKLGQVSIHSVWLGNNITPLREEEWGEDEEDEADTPAPTSPPLSPINSRKHRAGVDIHSCSQFLLELYSQWLIPSSPSNRRTPTILISEVVRSLLAVSDLFTERNQFDMMFSTLMELQKHHPPEDEILNQYLVPAICKAAAVLGMDKVIAEPVCRLLETTLRSTHLPSRMGALHGVLYVLECDLLDDTAKQLIPTVSEYLLSNLKAVAHCVNLHNQQHVLVMCAVAFYMMENYPLDVGAEFMAGIIQLCGVMVSASEDSTPSIIYHCVLRGLERLLLSEQLSRMDGEALVKLSVDRVNMPSPHRAMAALGLMLTCMYTAVLTSGSDVTGVRGQVDSAVSEAVGVTAGHVGFSSGKEKASPASRPAHSDPQAPDSESIIVAMERVSVLFDRIRKGLPSEARVVSRILPQFLDDFFPPQDVMNKVIGEFLSNQQPYPQFMATVVYKVFQTLHATGQSSMVRDWVLLSLSNFTQRTPVAMAMWSLSCFFVSASTSQWISALLPHVISRMGSSEVVDVNLFCLVAMDFYRHQIDEELDRRAFQSVFETVASPGSPYYQLLGCLQSVHQDTSL, from the exons atggccaccatggagAAATTGATGAAGGCCTTTGAGTCTCTGAAGTCattccagcagcagcagggaccACCGACCGCCGAGGAGCTCGCTCAGAGGCA AAAAAAGGAGCAAGCTGCCACAAAGAAGGACAGGGTGACCCACTGTCTGACaatatgtgaaaacattgtGGCTCAGTCACTGAG AACATCTCCAGAGTTTCAGAAACTGCTTGGCATCGCCATGGAGATGTTCCTGCTCTGCAGCGATGACAGTGAATCAGATGTTCGGATGGTAGCCGATGAGTGCCTGAATAAAATAATCAAA GCACTGATGGACTCCAACTTGCCTAGACTGCAGCTGGAATTgtacaaagaaattaaaaag AATGGTGCCTCTCGGAGTCTGAGGGCAGCTTTATGGAGGTTTGCTGAGCTTGCCCACCTCATCAGACCGCAGAAATGCAG ACCTTACCTGGTCAACCTGTTGCCGTGCCTCACCAGAATCACAAAGCGGCAGGAAGAGACTGTGCAGGAGACACTTGCTACAGCAATGCCCAAGATCATGTCCGCCCTGGGACACTTTGCCAATGATGGTGAAATCAAG GTGCTGCTGAAGGCATTTGTGGCTAATCTGAAGTCCAGCTCCCCGACCATTAGACGGACAGCAGCCAGTTCAGCCGTTAGTATTTGCCAGCACTCCAGACGCACTAGCTACTTCTACACCTGGCTCCTTAATGTTCTTCTGG GTCTGCTGGTTCCGGTGGATGATGAACATCCCAGCCATCTAATACTGGGGGTGCTGCTAACCCTTCGTTACCTGATGCCTCTGCTGCAGCAGCATGTCAACTCCACTAGTCTTAAAGGAAGCTTTGGTGTCATGAGAAAGGAAGCTGATGTACAGCCAACACCCGAACagctgctgcag GTGTATGAGCTAACCCTACACTATACACAGCACTGGGATCACAATGTGGTCACAGCTGCTctggagctgctgcagcaggTCTTCAGGACTCCCCCACCAGAGCTTCTGCACATGCTCATTACTGCTGGTAGCATCCCACATGCCACCGTTTTTCGTCAGGACACTGAGAACCGCTCACGTTCTGGCAGCATCCTTGAATTCATTG CGGGGGGAGGGTCTTCCTGCAGTCCACTCCTTCTCAGGAAACAGAGAG GTAAAATGCTCtctggagaggaggatggcttgGAGGATGACCCTGAGAGGACTGAGGTCACTACTGCTGCTTTCACAG CATCAGTTGTTGGTACAGACAGCTCATCTGCAGCCCAGGTGGACATCATCACTGAACAGCCTCGGTCTTCCCAGCATGCTCTGCAGCCTGGTGATTCTGTGGACCTCAGTGCCTCTTCAGAACAGGGCGGTGGCGGAGCCGGGACATCTACATCAGGCACTCCAGAGTCGCCCAATGACAATGATGAGGAAATGCTGAGTCGGAGCTCCAGTGGTGGGGCAAATGTTACCCCAGAGACTGCTGACTACACCACCCCAGAGAATGCGACTCCAGAGGGAGGGCCTCTAGGAGAAAGTGGGACACTGCTAGGCACTAATGATCGCTCACTTCCACCCAGCGACTCCTCCCAAACCACCACAGAGGGACCGGACTCAGCTGTCACCCCTTCGGATGTAGCAGAACTG GTACTGGATGGCAGTGAGAGTCAGTACTCTGGAATGCAAATTGGAACACTACAGGATGAAGAAGATGAAGGAACAGCACCTTCCTCCCAAGAAGAACCCCAAGAACCATTCCTGCAGTCAGCACTTG CTCTTAGCAAGCCTCATCTCTTCGACGGCCGCGGTCACAACCGGCAGGGTTCAGACAGCAGTGTGGACCGTTTCATACCAAAGGATGAACCTGCTGAACCCGAGCCCGATAATAAG CCATCACGTATAAAAGGTCCAATTGGGCACTATACAGACCAGGGTGCGGAGCCTCTAGTGCACTGTGTCCGGCTTCTTGCTGCTTCCTTCCTACTAACAGGACAAAAAAATG GCTTGATTCCTGACAAAGAGGTGCGAGTGAGTGTGAAAGCCTTGGCACTCAGCTGTGTTGGAGCAGCGGCAGCGCTGCATCCCGAAGCCTTCTTTAACTCCCTCTACTTGGAGCCGCTGGACGGCGTTCCAGTAGTAG AGCAGCAATATATTAGTGATGTCCTGGGCCTCATTGACCATGGAGACCCCCAGATTAGAGGAGCTACAGCTATCCTATGTGCAGCCATCATACAGGCTGCGCTCACCAAAACACGTTTCAACATACACACTTGGCTGGCCAGTGTGCAGAGTGCAACAG GTAACCCACTGTCCCTGGTGGACTTGGTGCCTTTGCTTCAGAAGACTTTGAAAGATGAATCCTCTGTCACCTGCAAGATGGCTTGCTCTGCAGTGAGG caCTGCATCACGACTATTTGCAGCAGTACCCTGAGTGAGCTTGGCCTGCAGCTGGTGATTGACCTCTTTGCGCTGAAGGACTCTTCCTATTGGCTTGTTCGCACTGAGCTCTTGGAAACTCTGGCAGAATTAGACTTCCG ATTAGTTAATTTTTTGGAGAGGAAAACTGAGACTTTACATAAAGGAGATCATCACTACACTGGG CGGCTGCGGCTGCAAGACAGAGTCCTGAATGATGTGGTCGTATATCTGTTGGGAGATGACGATCCAAGAGTACGGCACGTGGCTGCCTCTGCGGTCAGCAG ACTAGTTTCCAGGTTGTTCTATGACTGTGACCAGGGCCAGGTGGATCCAGTGGTAGCAATTGCCCGAGACCAGAGTTCAGTCTATCTGCAGCTGCTTATGCATGAGACACAACCCCCATCCCAGTTCACAGTTAGCACAATCACAAg GACATACCGAGGCTACAGCATGTCCAACACTGTCTCTGATGTCACATTGGAGAACAACTTGTCCAGAGTAGTTGCTGCTGTCTCGCATGCTTTGACCTCGTCTACCTCCAGAGCTCTAACT TTTGGCTGCTGTGAGGCCTTGTGCCTCCTAGCTTCAAATTTTCCAGTGGGCAATTGGAGCACAGGCTGGCACTGCGGCTATGTTAGCTCCAATAGCAACTTTTCATCCCGTTCTAGTCTTAACCGCAGTAGGGGCAGAACCCTCAG TTTATCACAGCCTAGCAGTGCTCCAGCCTCTTCAACCACCTCATCTGCACCAGATGCAGAGCGGAGGACTCTGACTGTAGGAATTGCCAACACAGTGCTCTCCTTATTGTCTTCTGCCTGGTTTCCACTGGATCTCTCTGCGCATCAGGATGCACTGTTACTTTCTGGAAACCTCATAGCTG CTGTGGCTCCTAAATGTATGCGTAATCCCTGGGTTGGGGAGGAAGAAGGCAGCAGTGGGACCAGTAGTGGAGGCCCAAGTAAATTGGAGGAACCCTGGGCCGCGCTATCAGAACGCTCCCTGGTGGTCATGGTGGAGCAACTCTTTTCCCATCTGCTGAAGGTCCTCAACATCTGTGCCCATGTGTTGGATGATACACCACCAGGACCAGCAATGAAG GCCactctcccctccctgagcaACACCCCCTCCCTCAGTCCCATTCGTAGGAAAGGCAAGGAGAAGGAGGGTGCCGAGCCCAGTGCCACCCCTATGAGCCCAAAGAAGGGTAGTGAGGCCAACACAG GCAGGCCAACAGACAGTACAGGATCAACAACTGTAAACAAATCGACCACCCTTGGCAACTTCTACCACCTGCCTCCCTACCTCAAGCTCTATGATGTGCTCAAAGCTACGCATGCCAACTATAAG GTTACGTTGGACCTTCACAGTAGTCAAGAAAAGTTTGGAAGTTTCCTGCGTGCTACATTAGATGTTCTTTCTCAGCTGCTGGAGTTAGCCACACTTCATGACATCGGGAAG tgtGTGGAGGAAATTTTGGGCTACCTCAAGTCCTGCTTCTCCAGAGAACCAACCATGGCCACAGTTTGTGTGCAACAG CTGTTGAAGACACTATTTGGGACCAACCTGGCCTCCCAGTATGAGGGTGTGTTGAGTGGACCCAGCCGGTCCCAGGGCAAAGCTCTACGTCTTGGCTCTTCCAGCTTGCGGCCAGGACTCTACCACTACTGCTTCATGGCTCCATACACTCACTTTACCCAGGCTCTTGCTGATGCAAGCCTCCGTAACATGGTGCAGGCTGAACAGGAGCAGGATACCTCTGG aTGGTTTGATGTAATGCAAAAAGCATCCAATCAACTGAGATCCAACATCACAAATGCAGCGCGCCACAGAGGAGACAAG AATGCCATTCATAACCACATTCGACTGTTTGAGCCGTTGGTGATCAAAGCTTTGAAGCAGTATACCACCAGCACATCTGTGGCGCTGCAAAGACAAGTACTGGACCTGCTCGCTCAGCTTGTGCAGCTCAGAGTCAACTACTGCCTGCTAGACTCAGACCag GTGTTTATTGGCTTTGTCCTGAAACAGTTTGAGTACATTGAAGTGGGGCAGTTCAG AGATTCAGAGGCCATCATTCCCAACATCTTTTTCTTCCTGGTGCTGCTGTCTTATGAACGCTACCACTCCAAGCAGATTATCAGCATTCCCAAGATCATCCAGCTGTGTGATGGCATTATGGCAAGTGGCAGAAAAGCTGTCACACATG CCATCCCAGCCTTGCAGCCTATAGTTCATGATCTGTTTGTCTTGAGGGGCTCAAACAAAGCTGATGCAGGCAAGGAGCTGGATACACAGAAAGAAGTTGTGGTCTCCATGCTGCTAAGACTTGTGCAGTACCATCAG GTGTTGGAGATGTTCATTCTTGTACTGCAGCAGTGTCACAAAGAGAATGAAGACAAGTGGAAGAGATTATCCAGACAGATTGCAGACGTCATACTTCCCATGATTGCCAAGCAGCAG ATGCATCTGGACTCTCCAGAGGCATTAGGAGTATTAAACACTCTGTTTGAGACGGTGGCACCTTCCTCTCTTAGACCTGTTGACATGCTGCTCAAGAGTATGTTCACCATCCCAGCTACCATG GCATCTGTAGCTACAGTCCAGCTGTGGGTATCTGGTATCCTGGCAGTGCTTAGGGTACTGGTCTCGCAGTCCACTGAAGACATTGTGCTTTCCCGTGTCCATGAGCTGGCACTCTCTCCAAATCTACTCTCTTGCCACGCTATCCGCCGCCTGCATCAGCATAGCCCCTCCCCAAACGACCCGCCTGCTGCTGACACAATCTGCAAACAGGAAACTAATGGTGAAACGCAAAAGGCCCCACCTGAGGAAACGTTTGCCAG ATTCCTTCTCCAGCTTGTAGGTGTGTTGTTGGATGACATTTCCACCAGGCAGGTTAAAGTGGAAATCACTGAGCAGCAGCACACCTTCTACTGCCAGCAGCTGGGCACGCTGCTCATGTGTCTCATACACGTCTTCAAAAGTG GAATGTTTCGCAGGATCACAGCTGCAGCCAGCCGTCTCCTGAAGGGTGAGAGTGGACAGACAGCCACAGAGGCCAACCTCTTCTACCCCTTAGAAGGTCTGAACAGCATGGTACAGTGCCTCATCACCACCCACCCATCCCTGGTGCTCCTCTGGTGCCAAGTTCTTCTCATCATTAACTACACCAACTACTCTTGGTGGGCTGAGGTTCATCAGACACCCAG ACGACACAGTCTCTCATCCACAAAGCTGCTGAGCCCTCATTCCTCAGGGGAAGGTGAAGAGGACAAGCCTGAGTCCCAGTTAGCAATGGTTAACAGAGAGATTGTACGCAGGGGAGCTGTAATCCTCTTCTGTGACTATGTG TGTCAGAATCTCCATGACTCGGAGCATCTAACCTGGCTGATTGTAAATCATGTTCGTGACCTCATCAGCCTTTCCCATGAGCCGCCAGTGCAGGACTTCATCAGTGCTGTCCACCGCAACTCTGCTGCCAGTGGCCTCTTCATCCAAGCCATCCAGTCCCGCTGTGACAACCTCACTACT CCTACCATGTTGAAAAAGACCTTACAGTGTTTGGAAGGCATCCACCTTAGTCAGTCTGGATCTCTACTGATGCTATATGTTGACAAGCTTCTTAATACACCCTTTCGAGTTTTGGCTCGCATGGTGGACACACTGGCGTGTCGCAGGGTAGAGATGTTGCTGGCTGAGACCTTACAG AACAGCATAGCACAGCTTCCTGTGGAGGAACTGGATAGGATCCAAGAATACCTCCAGAACAGTGGTTTAGCTCAGAG ACATCAGAGGTTCTACTCCCTGCTGGACAGGTTCAGAGCCACTGTTGTTGACACAAGCAGCCCCACTCCTCCAGTGACATCACATCCCTTGGACGGGGATCCTCCCTCTGCTCCTGAGTTGGTCATTGCAGACAAG GAGTGGTATGTGGCCCTGGTGAAGTCTCAGTGCTGTCTTCGTGGAGATGTTTCCCTGTTGGAGATGACAGAACTTCTTACCAAACTACCTCCTGCTGATCTCTTCAGTGTCATGAGCTGCAAG gagTTCAATCTAAGCCTTCTCTGTCCATGCTTGAGTATGGGAATGCAGCGGTTGGCACGCGGTCAGGGGTCACTTTTGTTGGAGACAGCACTGCAGGTGACCCTTGAACAACTAGCAGGGGTCACCGGGTCACTTCCTGCACCTCACCAGTCCTTTCTGCCACCATCCCAACCCCAGCCCTACTGGGACCAGCTGGGTGATGTGTATG ATGAACCAGGGTTCTACCCCAGAGTTTTGTCACTCTGTAGAGCACTATCTCAATACCTGCTAAGTGTGAGCCAGCTCCCTTCTTCACTACATATTCCCTCAGACAAGGAGCACCTCATCACCACCTTCACCTGCACTGCCACTGAG GTTGTAGTGTGGCGTCTGCTCCAGGACCGGCTACCCCTGAGCGTGGACTTGCAGTGGGCACTTTCTTGCCTGTGTCTGGCGTTGCAGCAGCCCTGCGTCTGGAACAAGCTCTCCACCCCAGAGTACACCACCCATACCTGCTCCCTCATTTACTGCCTTCGCCTTATTATTGTTGCAG TGGCTGTGAGTCCTGGTGACCAGCTGCTGCATCAAGAGAAGAAAATggcaaaaggagaaaaagatgaTGGAGACCAAGTGGATGCAGCACATGCTGACC ACATGTGTGAGTGGCAAGCATGTGAGATCATGGCTGAGCTGGTGGAGGGCCTGCCGAGCATCCTTTCCCTTGGTCATCGTAGAAACTCCATTTTACCTACTTTTCTCACACCAACATTGCGCAACATTGTTATCAGTCTGTCTCGGCTTCCTCTGGTCAACAGCTACACCCGAGTACCTCCACTG gtTTGGAAACTGGGCTGGTCCCCTCAGCCAGGAGGAGAGTTCGGCACAACGCTGCCTGAGATCCCCGTGGACTTCCTTCAGGAAAAGGATGTCTTCAGAGAGTTTCTTTACCGTATCAATACATTGG GCTGGAGCAGTAGGACTCAATTTGAGGAGACCTGGGCTACTCTACTAGGGGTGCTGGTCACCCAACCCATCACTAAAGACCAGGAGGAGGACCCGCAACAGGAG GAGGACTTGGAGCGTACCCAGTTGAATGTGTTAGCAGTGCAAGCCATCACCAGCCTGGTGCTGAGTGCCATGACCCTTCCCACTCCTGGCAACCCAGCAGTTAGCTGTCTGGAACAGCAGCCTCGCAACAAGAGCCTAAAAGCCCTGGAAACACG GTTTGGAAGGAAACTTGCAGTGATTAGAGGTGAGGTGGAGAGAGAGATTCAGGCGCTTGTGTCAAAAAGGGACAACGTCCATACATACCACCCATACCATGCCTGGGATCCTGTGCCCTCACTATCAGCAGCTTCTGCAG GTACGCTGATCAGCCATGAGAAACTGCTGCTTCAAATCAacacagagagggagatgggCAACATGGAATACAAACTGGGGCAG GTCTCCATCCATTCAGTGTGGTTGGGTAACAACATCACGCCTCTCAGGGAGGAAGAGTGGGGTGAGGATGAAGAAGATGAGGCAGACACTCCGGCGCCCACCTCCCCACCTTTATCTCCTATAAACTCTAG AAAACACCGTGCAGGCGTGGATATTCATTCATGTTCTCAGTTTCTCCTGGAGCTCTACAGCCAGTGGCTGATCCCTAGCTCTCCAAGTAACAGGAGAACCCCAACCATCCTCATCAGTGAAGTGGTCCGATCG CTGCTGGCAGTGTCGGATCTGTTCACAGAAAGGAACCAGTTTGATATGATGTTCTCCACCCTGATGGAGCTGCAGAAGCACCATCCACCAGAGGATGAGATCTTGAATCAGTACCTTGTGCCGGCCATCTGCAAGGCGGCAGCTGTTTTGGGCATG gACAAGGTAATAGCCGAGCCGGTGTGTCGCCTTTTGGAGACGACCCTGCGCAGCACTCACCTTCCCAGCCGCATGGGAGCCTTGCATGGGGTGCTGTATGTGTTGGAATGTGACCTTCTGGATGACACCGCTAAACAGCTCATCCCCACAGTCTCTGAGTACCTTCTATCCAACCTCAAGGCTGTTGCTCA CTGTGTGAACCTGCATAACCAGCAGCATGTGTTGGTGATGTGTGCAGTGGCTTTCTACATGATGGAGAACTACCCTCTAGATGTGGGAGCTGAATTTATGGCTGGAATTATACag TTATGTGGCGTGATGGTGTCAGCCAGCGAGGACTCCACTCCCTCCATCATCTATCACTGCGTGCTTCGTGGTCTGGAGCGCCTCCTTCTGTCAGAGCAGTTGTCACGGATGGACGGAGAAGCGCTGGTCAAACTCAGCGTGGATAGAGTTAACATGCCATCGCCACACAGAGCCATGGCTGCCCTAGGCCTCATGCTTACCTGCATGTATACTG CTGTGCTTACGTCGGGTTCAGACGTGACAGGGGTTAGAGGTCAGGTTGACTCTGCTGTATCGGAGGCGGTGGGCGTCACGGCGGGTCATGTTGGTTTCTCTTCAGGCAAGGAGAAAGCCAGCCCTGCCAGCCGCCCCGCCCATTCTGACCCTCAGGCCCCAGACAGCGAGTCAATCATTGTTGCCATGGAGAGGGTCTCTGTGCTCTTTGACAG GATAAGGAAGGGTTTACCCAGTGAGGCTCGTGTGGTGTCCAGGATTCTGCCCCAGTTTCTAGATGACTTCTTTCCGCCACAGGACGTCATGAACAAGGTCATCGGAGAGTTCCTGTCTAATCAGCAGCCTTATCCGCAATTCATGGCGACAGTCGTCTACAAG GTTTTCCAGACACTCCACGCTACAGGCCAGTCTTCTATGGTGCGAGACTGGGTGCTCCTGTCATTGTCCAACTTCACTCAGAGGACACCAGTGGCCATGGCCATGTGGAGCCTCTCCTGCTTCTTTGTGTCTGCTTCCACCTCCCAGTGGATCTCAGCACT ACTGCCACATGTGATCAGCCGAATGGGCTCCAGTGAGGTGGTGGATGTTAACCTGTTCTGCCTGGTGGCCATGGATTTCTACCGGCATCAGATTGACGAGGAGCTGGACCGCAGAGCTTTCCAGTCAGTATTTGAGACTGTAGCCTCGCCAGGCAGCCCTTATTACCAGCTGCTGGGCTGTCTGCAGTCAGTCCATCAGGATACATCACTCTGA